In Syntrophales bacterium, one genomic interval encodes:
- a CDS encoding archease translates to MAHPPYTITDHTADLGLEFYGTDLEDLFENAGAALTACMTDPETLSFREEYFFSAEGGDREELMVNVLRELLYLANGRGFLTKRVIIDHLDEHRCSGRVLGETFDADRHAITQELKAVTYHGARVTGGDAGGLKGQVILDV, encoded by the coding sequence ATGGCGCACCCTCCTTATACAATCACAGATCATACGGCGGACCTGGGCCTGGAGTTTTACGGAACAGACCTGGAGGATCTTTTTGAAAATGCCGGGGCCGCCCTCACGGCCTGCATGACTGATCCGGAAACCCTTTCTTTCAGGGAAGAATATTTTTTTTCTGCGGAAGGGGGAGATCGGGAGGAACTCATGGTCAATGTTCTGCGAGAACTTCTTTATCTCGCCAATGGCCGTGGTTTTTTGACTAAACGGGTTATCATCGACCACCTGGATGAACACCGTTGTTCCGGCCGGGTCCTGGGGGAGACCTTTGACGCCGACCGCCATGCTATCACACAGGAACTCAAAGCCGTCACCTACCACGGGGCCCGTGTCACCGGCGGCGATGCGGGTGGTTTGAAAGGGCAGGTGATTCTTGATGTCTGA
- a CDS encoding RtcB family protein translates to MTIEQIDEFRWKIPARGGMRVPGLLYASERLMRDIRKEESPRQVSNVAHLPGIQGASMAMPDMHWGYGFPIGGVAAFDLNEGIVSPGGVGYDINCGVRLLATNLKYEEIQHDLKSLVVALFNTVPSGVGSRGTIRLTRGEVKKVLREGAQWAVGHGYGTPEDLTATEDGGVMEGADPDCLSDRALERGLDQLGTLGSGNHFLEIEVVDQVYDREAARAFGIEPGQVVVMIHSGSRGLGYQICDEYLARMVKKRQSRDFDLPDRQLACAYIQSGEGREYLAAMACAANYAWANRQVLMHLASKVFQSVLDRSPRDMGMRLVYDVCHNIATIEDCLVEGVEKRVCVHRKGATRARPPGHPALPDRYRSVGQPVLIPGDMGSGSYLLAGTEQAWRETFGSTCHGAGRVMSRTQAKKVSARRSVAADLEKQGVIVMASGRGTLREEIPEAYKNIHEVINVVHEAGLSRKVARMKAVACIKG, encoded by the coding sequence ATTACCATCGAACAAATAGATGAATTCCGGTGGAAAATACCGGCCCGGGGAGGTATGCGCGTTCCGGGGCTGCTCTATGCGAGCGAACGCCTGATGCGGGACATACGAAAGGAAGAAAGTCCCCGACAGGTGTCCAATGTGGCCCATCTTCCCGGTATCCAGGGCGCCTCCATGGCCATGCCCGACATGCACTGGGGATACGGGTTTCCTATCGGCGGCGTGGCAGCCTTTGACCTGAACGAAGGAATCGTATCCCCCGGCGGGGTGGGATATGATATCAACTGCGGAGTTCGGCTTCTGGCGACTAACCTGAAGTACGAAGAAATTCAGCACGATCTGAAATCCCTCGTTGTGGCGCTCTTCAACACCGTTCCCAGCGGCGTGGGTTCCCGGGGAACTATCCGCCTGACTCGGGGAGAAGTCAAAAAGGTTCTTCGGGAAGGCGCCCAATGGGCTGTCGGACACGGCTACGGAACACCGGAAGATCTCACGGCCACGGAAGATGGAGGTGTCATGGAGGGCGCCGATCCGGACTGTCTCAGCGACCGGGCCCTCGAGCGTGGGCTGGACCAGCTGGGCACCCTGGGGTCGGGGAATCACTTTCTTGAGATAGAAGTAGTCGATCAGGTATACGATCGTGAAGCGGCCCGGGCGTTCGGTATCGAACCGGGACAGGTTGTGGTCATGATCCATTCGGGATCACGGGGACTCGGCTATCAGATCTGTGACGAATACCTTGCGCGGATGGTAAAGAAAAGGCAGTCACGGGACTTCGACCTTCCAGACCGCCAGCTTGCCTGCGCTTACATCCAGTCCGGGGAAGGAAGGGAATACCTTGCGGCAATGGCCTGCGCCGCCAATTATGCCTGGGCCAACCGACAGGTTCTCATGCACCTTGCGTCCAAAGTATTTCAGAGCGTTCTCGATCGCTCACCCCGGGATATGGGCATGCGCCTGGTCTACGATGTGTGTCACAACATCGCCACCATCGAGGACTGTCTCGTCGAGGGTGTTGAAAAGCGTGTGTGTGTTCACCGTAAGGGAGCAACCCGGGCCCGTCCCCCGGGGCATCCCGCTCTCCCCGATCGCTACCGGTCGGTGGGTCAGCCCGTTCTTATACCGGGAGACATGGGGTCCGGCTCCTACCTGCTTGCCGGAACCGAACAGGCCTGGCGGGAAACCTTCGGCAGCACCTGCCACGGGGCGGGGCGGGTAATGAGCAGGACTCAGGCGAAAAAAGTGAGCGCCCGAAGGTCCGTGGCGGCTGACCTGGAGAAACAAGGCGTTATCGTCATGGCCTCGGGTAGAGGAACCCTTCGGGAGGAGATACCGGAAGCCTATAAAAACATTCATGAAGTCATCAATGTCGTTCATGAGGCGGGACTTTCACGGAAAGTCGCCCGCATGAAGGCCGTAGCCTGTATCAAGGGCTGA
- the trxB gene encoding thioredoxin-disulfide reductase: MNDSTIPDDVFDCLIIGAGPAGLTAALYTSRSAMKTLVLEGSSTVSQVTVTDIVENYPGIPEVNGFELHHRLRTQALSFGAEARAEDVLSLEKTSLGAVEGWTINTNLASYRSLSVIVASGARWRSLGVPGEEEFIGRGVSYCATCDGPFYRNRSVAVVGGGNTAVQEALYLTKFADRVTIVHRRDRLRASAILQERASANSKIDFCWDGVVDRIEGDTGVTRLRVKKLKGTDAYITLPVEGVFIFIGLDPLTDFIRGLVTTDGGGYIVTDSQMRTSERGLFAAGDCVVKPFRQIVTACGDGATAAYQAELYVDELRDRSY, from the coding sequence ATGAATGATAGCACAATACCGGATGATGTGTTTGACTGTCTCATTATAGGAGCGGGGCCGGCGGGCTTGACGGCGGCGCTGTACACCTCGCGGTCGGCCATGAAAACACTGGTTCTGGAAGGATCATCCACCGTGAGTCAGGTTACCGTCACCGATATAGTGGAAAATTATCCCGGCATTCCCGAGGTGAACGGTTTTGAACTTCACCACAGGCTCCGGACGCAGGCCCTGAGCTTCGGCGCGGAGGCGAGGGCGGAAGATGTCCTTTCGCTTGAAAAAACGTCTCTGGGAGCCGTGGAAGGGTGGACGATCAACACCAATCTCGCGTCATACCGGTCTCTGTCGGTCATTGTCGCTTCCGGGGCCCGGTGGAGATCCCTCGGCGTTCCCGGCGAAGAAGAATTCATCGGCAGGGGTGTGTCCTACTGTGCCACCTGTGATGGTCCCTTCTATCGAAACCGGTCCGTGGCCGTTGTGGGAGGGGGTAACACGGCTGTCCAGGAGGCGCTGTATCTGACGAAATTTGCCGACAGGGTAACCATCGTGCATCGTCGAGACCGGCTTCGGGCGTCGGCGATTCTTCAGGAACGAGCATCCGCGAACAGCAAGATCGATTTCTGCTGGGACGGTGTTGTGGACAGGATCGAAGGAGATACCGGTGTCACAAGGCTTCGGGTGAAGAAGCTCAAAGGTACCGATGCATACATAACTCTTCCCGTGGAAGGAGTATTTATTTTTATCGGCCTGGATCCCCTGACAGATTTCATCAGGGGACTTGTAACCACCGACGGAGGTGGTTATATTGTTACCGACAGTCAGATGCGAACGTCTGAGCGGGGACTTTTTGCGGCCGGTGACTGTGTAGTCAAACCGTTTCGGCAGATCGTAACCGCCTGCGGAGACGGAGCCACGGCCGCCTACCAGGCGGAACTCTACGTGGATGAACTCCGGGACCGGTCATATTGA
- a CDS encoding zinc ribbon domain-containing protein — translation MPIYEYRCEACKNDFERLGSMRDRDCDVECPLCSHVGAEKLMSRCRSKREPSYSDFSGMSGSGGGGCAGCAATSCGTCK, via the coding sequence ATGCCAATTTACGAATATCGATGTGAAGCGTGTAAAAATGATTTTGAACGGCTCGGGTCGATGCGGGATCGGGACTGCGACGTTGAATGTCCTCTCTGCAGCCATGTAGGTGCGGAAAAACTGATGTCCCGGTGCAGGTCGAAAAGAGAACCGTCATACTCAGATTTTTCGGGGATGAGTGGTTCAGGAGGCGGCGGATGTGCCGGTTGCGCCGCAACGTCCTGCGGTACCTGCAAGTAG
- the lgt gene encoding prolipoprotein diacylglyceryl transferase codes for MDELLQRWQNLPASIDPVLISVGSFQLRYYSLMYLAAFLCTYLLVMYRLRTERYGYSKETIQDFFIWAIVGLLVGARLGYVLFYDVSYFAVRPLEIVLPFTWSGGFRFTGISGLSYHGGALGVFLATFFFCRRRKVRFFRFMDLIVSAVPLGYTFGRVGNFINGELYGRVTTVPWGMYFPADVTKSLRHPSQLYEAFFEGLLLFALLWSVRKRDWKEGSILALYVAGYGTVRFFIEFFREADAHLGLLFGFLTMGQVLCLVMVAGATVWILICKRQKT; via the coding sequence ATGGACGAACTCCTGCAACGCTGGCAGAACCTTCCCGCGTCGATCGATCCGGTCCTGATCAGCGTCGGCTCCTTTCAGCTTCGGTACTACAGCCTCATGTACCTGGCAGCCTTTCTCTGTACTTACCTGCTTGTGATGTACAGACTCCGGACAGAAAGGTACGGATACTCAAAGGAAACAATTCAGGATTTTTTTATCTGGGCAATTGTGGGACTCCTGGTTGGAGCACGGCTGGGCTATGTTCTTTTCTATGACGTGTCCTATTTTGCCGTCCGTCCCCTGGAGATAGTTCTGCCTTTTACATGGTCCGGCGGGTTCAGGTTTACCGGTATAAGCGGGTTGTCGTATCACGGTGGAGCGCTGGGTGTTTTCCTGGCGACTTTTTTCTTCTGCCGCCGCCGGAAAGTTCGGTTTTTCAGGTTCATGGATCTCATTGTATCCGCCGTTCCCTTGGGATATACTTTCGGGCGGGTCGGGAATTTCATCAACGGGGAACTCTACGGAAGGGTCACCACCGTTCCCTGGGGCATGTATTTTCCCGCGGACGTGACGAAAAGCCTCCGTCATCCCTCACAGCTCTATGAGGCTTTCTTCGAAGGCCTGCTTCTTTTTGCTCTTCTCTGGTCAGTGAGGAAGAGGGACTGGAAGGAGGGTTCGATCCTTGCCCTCTATGTGGCAGGGTATGGAACCGTTCGCTTTTTTATTGAATTCTTCAGAGAGGCCGATGCCCATCTCGGATTGTTGTTTGGTTTCCTGACCATGGGCCAGGTTCTGTGCCTCGTAATGGTTGCGGGAGCCACTGTATGGATTCTGATCTGCAAGCGACAGAAAACATAA
- a CDS encoding FAD-dependent oxidoreductase, with translation MPYYIGDVIKEAEGLVARTPEEFAASGIHVHLKTAVEAIEPDRGVVRTSNGKSVAYDTLVVATGTRAVMPGIPGENLEGIFVLKNLSDGIGIKTWLEKRQCKKAVIVGAGFIGMELAEAFRMRGIDTTVVHRGTLPVNRWDDELSRYALDELLRHDVSFIMETMPRAVEKESDGRLRLLTTDGELTADIIIFGLGVRPETTLAAEAGLALGSSGALKVNFSQRTAREEIFAAGDCAEVFHRISKEWINVPLGDVANKQGRVAGSTIGGYPMRFPGVVGAQSFKLFGLELAATGIDESEARKSGYDPVSNITWETFSSPTMAGRTRMGLKLTADRFTGQLLGAQAASNGGAVGRINTLSACLWAGMDLDEIGYLDFAYSPPYGGAWDIIHRAAQTLKRKL, from the coding sequence ATGCCCTATTACATCGGTGATGTAATCAAGGAAGCCGAGGGGCTCGTGGCCAGAACACCGGAGGAATTTGCCGCGTCGGGCATTCATGTGCACCTCAAAACAGCCGTTGAAGCGATCGAACCGGACAGGGGTGTCGTCAGAACATCGAATGGAAAATCCGTAGCCTATGACACGCTCGTTGTGGCAACGGGAACCAGGGCGGTCATGCCCGGTATACCCGGCGAGAACCTGGAGGGAATTTTTGTTCTCAAGAATCTTTCCGATGGTATCGGGATCAAAACCTGGCTTGAAAAAAGACAGTGCAAAAAGGCGGTTATCGTGGGAGCCGGGTTCATCGGCATGGAATTGGCGGAGGCCTTTCGCATGAGGGGAATCGATACCACCGTGGTTCACCGAGGTACCCTGCCCGTCAACCGGTGGGATGACGAGTTGTCCCGGTATGCCCTCGATGAACTGTTGCGCCACGACGTGTCATTCATAATGGAAACCATGCCCCGGGCCGTTGAGAAGGAATCGGACGGAAGGCTTCGACTGCTGACTACAGATGGGGAACTGACGGCGGATATCATTATCTTCGGCCTGGGTGTCAGGCCTGAAACAACCCTGGCTGCGGAAGCCGGTCTCGCCTTGGGATCGTCGGGCGCCCTGAAGGTCAACTTCTCACAGAGAACGGCCCGGGAAGAGATATTCGCCGCCGGTGACTGTGCCGAGGTTTTCCACAGGATCAGTAAAGAATGGATCAACGTTCCCCTGGGGGACGTCGCCAACAAACAGGGCCGTGTAGCCGGGAGCACCATAGGCGGTTATCCCATGCGTTTCCCCGGTGTGGTAGGAGCGCAGAGCTTCAAGCTTTTCGGGTTGGAACTGGCTGCCACGGGCATCGATGAAAGCGAGGCTCGCAAGAGCGGCTATGATCCTGTAAGCAACATCACCTGGGAGACTTTCAGCTCTCCTACTATGGCCGGCCGGACACGGATGGGCCTGAAACTGACGGCGGACCGCTTTACGGGACAGCTCCTCGGGGCCCAGGCTGCGAGCAACGGCGGTGCGGTGGGCAGAATCAACACCCTGTCGGCCTGTCTCTGGGCCGGGATGGATTTAGACGAAATAGGGTACCTTGATTTCGCCTATTCTCCACCCTACGGTGGCGCCTGGGATATAATTCACCGGGCCGCCCAGACATTGAAACGAAAGCTCTGA
- a CDS encoding ferritin family protein — MKNRKLDDVIDIAIEREEEACAFYRDLYSRVEDETARETLDFLSKEEKKHKEFLMQYKAGTAGSGGLRMVEFIDYKIAEHLDAPDIEKNMESKDVYLVAAHRELNSYTFYRSLADLHPRGDVKNMLLRIASEEMKHKEKVEYLYSNTAFPQTAGG; from the coding sequence ATGAAAAACAGGAAGCTGGATGACGTCATCGACATCGCGATTGAGAGAGAAGAAGAAGCCTGCGCATTTTACCGGGATCTCTACAGCCGGGTCGAGGACGAAACGGCACGGGAAACGCTTGACTTTCTTTCGAAGGAGGAAAAAAAACACAAGGAGTTCCTCATGCAGTACAAGGCCGGTACAGCTGGAAGCGGCGGTCTCAGAATGGTCGAATTCATCGACTACAAAATAGCCGAACACCTCGATGCTCCGGATATTGAAAAGAACATGGAAAGCAAGGATGTCTACCTCGTCGCGGCCCACCGGGAGCTCAATTCCTATACCTTCTACCGGTCACTCGCCGACTTGCATCCCCGGGGAGATGTGAAGAATATGCTGTTGCGGATCGCTTCTGAAGAGATGAAGCACAAGGAGAAAGTAGAATACCTCTACAGCAATACAGCCTTTCCCCAGACTGCGGGAGGGTGA